The following is a genomic window from Polaribacter atrinae.
GAAGATACACCAACTGATGAAATGCGTGCTGTTTTTAATACCAACCTTTTTGGAGCTATCGATGTAATGAAAGCTGCTTTACCGCAAATGCGTAAACAAAATTCTGGACTTATTATAAACGTAACTTCTATTGCAGGTTATATGGGATTGCCTTTTAGGGGATTATATTCTGCTACAAAAGGAGCTTTAGAGACTATAACAGAAGCGACGAGTATGGAGGTAAAACCATTCGGAATTAAAGTAACATGTGTTGCTCCAGGAGATTTTGCTACCAATATTGCTGCAGGAAGATATCATACACCTGTTTTTGAAACTTCTGCTTACAAAGAAAATTACCAGGCAAACTTAAATTTGATGGATGCGCACGTAAGTGGAGGGATGGATCCTATAGAAATGGCAAATGCTATTTTTAAAATTATAAATACTAAAAATCCTAAGATTCATTATAAAGTAGGTGGCTTTATGGAGAAGTTTTCTATTGTTTTAAAACGAATTCTGCCAGACAGAATGTATGAGAAAATCTTAATGAATCATTACAAATTATAGTTTTAGAAGATTTGTTTTTATGTTTATAAGTAGTAAAAAAATATTTTTATTTCACTTCTTATACTTACAAGCAAGTAACTATCTTTGCGTTAGGGATTGAAGTGGAAATCCTTTTTATTTTTTAATTGGTGTCATTGCGAGGGACGAAGCAATCTGTTAATTAATTATGAGATTGCCGTATAAAGCAGAAAAAGATTTATGAGCAAAGACAAAATAAAAAGATTGCAGCGAAAAGCCCGCTCGAACGCCCAAATAAAACAGAACAATTACAACTAAATATATACAAATGAAATTTTTTATTGATACTGCAAATTTAGAGCAAATTAAAGAAGCGCAAGCTTTAGGTATTTTAGACGGTGTAACTACAAACCCATCTTTAATGGCTAAAGAAGGAATTACTGGTGAAGCAAACATTATTAACCATTATAAAGAAATTTGTAATTTGGTAGAAGGTGATGTTTCTGCAGAAGTAATTTCTACAGATTTTGACGGAATGGTAAAAGAAGGTGAAGCTTTGGCTGCTTTAAATCCGCAAATTGTGGTAAAATTACCAATGATTAAAGATGGTGTAAAAGCGTGTAAATATTTTTCTTCTAAAGGGATTAAAACAAACGTAACGTTAGTATTTTCTGCAGGTCAGGCTTTATTGGCAGCTAAAGCAGGAGCAACGTATGTTTCTCCGTTTATTGGTCGTTTAGACGATATTTCTACAGACGGAATGAATTTAATTAAAGAAATTCGTTTAATCTATGACAATTACGGTTTTGAAACTGAAATTTTAGCAGCTTCTGTGCGTAATACAATGCACATTATTAACTGTGCAAAATTAGGTGCAGATGTTATGACTGGACCTTTAAGTGCAATTGAAGGTTTGTTAAAACACCCTTTAACAGATAGTGGTTTAGCTACATTTTTAGCAGATTACAAAAAAGGAAATTAGAAAATAGTTTTTAATTATTAGTGTTTAGTTGTTAGTAATTATTGATAGTTAAACACTAATAATTTAAAATTTTAAAATAATAAGAAGCTATTTCCTGCTTTACACTTTATCTTTTTGCAGAAAAAGCAAAAAGGATATCGTTTCAATCAGGGCTAAGCTTATTTATTAGCTATTAACAAAATTAAAAACGGTTTTTGGTTTTTAGTTTTTTTTAGTTTTAGAACCTCACTAAAAACTAAGAACTGAAAACTAACAACTTTTAAATCTTAAAAAAGATTTAAAAAATGTATCCAAAAAAAGAACTCGCACAAATTGTAATTTCAGCATGTAGTCAATTTAATATTGATACCGTTGTTATTTCTCCTGGTTCACGTAATGCTCCTTTAACGGTTGGTTTTTCTAATCATCCAGAAATAGAAACATTAAGTGTGGTAGACGAGCGTTGTGCTGCTTTTTTTGCTTTGGGTATTGCCCAACAAAGGCAAAGACCAGTTGCAATTGTTTGTACTTCTGGTTCTGCTTTGTTAAATTATTATCCTGCAATTGCAGAAGCTTTTTATAGCAATATTCCGTTAGTGGTAATTTCAGCAGACAGACCAAAACATTTAATAGATATTGGAGACGGACAAACGATTCGTCAAGAGAATGTCTTTGAAAATCATATTTTGTTTTCTGCCAATTTAATTGATGAAGTTGTCAGTTCGAGCGCAGTCGAGAACTCAAAACTTATTTGTGAGGCTTTGCAAATAGCAGTTTCGCAAAAAGGACCTGTGCATATAAATGTTCCGTTTGATGAGCCTTTGTATGAAACTGTTTCTACAATTGATACGGTCATTGCGAACAAAGTGAAGCAATCTTTTGATGAGATTACTTCGTCGTTTGCTCCTCGTAATGACGATACAGATTATGATGCTTTGTCTAAAATTTGGAATGAAGCCGAAAAGAAAATGATTCTTGTTGGCGTTAATTATCCGGATGAAGAACTACATCAGTTAATGGATTTTTATGCTGATGATACTTCTGTTTTAATTTTAACGGAAACCACTTCTAATTTGCATCAAAAGAAAGCGATAGATTCTATAGATCAATTAATTTCTTCTTTAGATAATACTCAGTTTGAGGCTTTAAAACCAGACGTGTTAATCACTTTTGGAGGAATGATTGTTTCTAAAAGAGTAAAACAGTTTTTAAGAAAATATTCGCCAAAGCATCATTGGAATATTGATAAGAAAAAAGCAATGAACACGTTTTTTTGTTTATCAGAATTTATTCAAATAGAACCGTTAGATTTCTTTTCGAAATTTAATGGAACAATCGTAAAAAAAGAAAGCAATTATCAGCAAAAATGGTTGCAATTTCGTGATGACAAGCGCGAGAAACATACTGCCTATTTATCAAAAACAACACATTCTGATTTTAAAGTTTTTGAGCAAATTATAGAAAGTATACCTACTAATAGTCAATTGCAAATAAGCAACAGTTCTATAATTAGATACGCGCAATTGTTTTCTATAGATAAAACAAACAATATTTATTGTAATAGAGGAACAAGCGGAATTGATGGTAGCACAAGTACGGCTATTGGAGCGGCTTTTGCAGCTAAAAATCAGACTGTTTTTATAACAGGAGATATTAGTTTTTTTTATGATAGTAATGCGTTGTGGAATATTAATATTCCTAAAAACTTTAGAATTATTTTAATTAATAATTCTGGTGGCGGAATTTTTAAAATTATTCCAGGACCAGGAACCACAAACGCTGCCAAATATTTTGAAACTCCGCATTCTTTAACTGCAGCGCATTTATGTAAAATGTATCATTTCGATTATTTAAAAGCAGATTCAACAGAAACAGTAGCAGCACAATTAAACGGTTTTTATGAAACATCAGAAAAACCAAAAATATTAGAAATCTTTACGCCAAGTGAAGAAAATAATTTAATTTTAAAAGAATATTTTAAATATATACAATAATGGATTCACAAGAAGATTTATACGAAGGAGAAGAGCACTTACAAGAAGACGAAAATAATTCGGAAGCGATAGACATGTACCTGAAAGAAGGTGATAAAGTAAACTTAGTCATTGAAACAGAAACAGGTTTAGGATATACTGTTTTAATTAATGAAGAGTTTGATGGTTTGCTTTTTAGAAGTGAAGTTTT
Proteins encoded in this region:
- the fsa gene encoding fructose-6-phosphate aldolase translates to MKFFIDTANLEQIKEAQALGILDGVTTNPSLMAKEGITGEANIINHYKEICNLVEGDVSAEVISTDFDGMVKEGEALAALNPQIVVKLPMIKDGVKACKYFSSKGIKTNVTLVFSAGQALLAAKAGATYVSPFIGRLDDISTDGMNLIKEIRLIYDNYGFETEILAASVRNTMHIINCAKLGADVMTGPLSAIEGLLKHPLTDSGLATFLADYKKGN
- the menD gene encoding 2-succinyl-5-enolpyruvyl-6-hydroxy-3-cyclohexene-1-carboxylic-acid synthase, which gives rise to MYPKKELAQIVISACSQFNIDTVVISPGSRNAPLTVGFSNHPEIETLSVVDERCAAFFALGIAQQRQRPVAIVCTSGSALLNYYPAIAEAFYSNIPLVVISADRPKHLIDIGDGQTIRQENVFENHILFSANLIDEVVSSSAVENSKLICEALQIAVSQKGPVHINVPFDEPLYETVSTIDTVIANKVKQSFDEITSSFAPRNDDTDYDALSKIWNEAEKKMILVGVNYPDEELHQLMDFYADDTSVLILTETTSNLHQKKAIDSIDQLISSLDNTQFEALKPDVLITFGGMIVSKRVKQFLRKYSPKHHWNIDKKKAMNTFFCLSEFIQIEPLDFFSKFNGTIVKKESNYQQKWLQFRDDKREKHTAYLSKTTHSDFKVFEQIIESIPTNSQLQISNSSIIRYAQLFSIDKTNNIYCNRGTSGIDGSTSTAIGAAFAAKNQTVFITGDISFFYDSNALWNINIPKNFRIILINNSGGGIFKIIPGPGTTNAAKYFETPHSLTAAHLCKMYHFDYLKADSTETVAAQLNGFYETSEKPKILEIFTPSEENNLILKEYFKYIQ
- a CDS encoding SDR family oxidoreductase → MSKVVLITGASSGIGKSIATFLSEKGYKVYGTSRNPKNTENFSFTLIALDVLKVDTINSAIDLIIQKEGRLDILVNNAGMGITGPIEDTPTDEMRAVFNTNLFGAIDVMKAALPQMRKQNSGLIINVTSIAGYMGLPFRGLYSATKGALETITEATSMEVKPFGIKVTCVAPGDFATNIAAGRYHTPVFETSAYKENYQANLNLMDAHVSGGMDPIEMANAIFKIINTKNPKIHYKVGGFMEKFSIVLKRILPDRMYEKILMNHYKL